AGAAGATTAGGATACAAGGCAAAACAGGGGATTATTGTTGTTCGTATGCGAGTTGGTACTGGTGGTATGAGAAAACAAAGACCTACTGGTGGTAGAAGACCAAAACATCTAGGTGTTACCAGAATCAAGGCTGATGATGATATGAAGACTGTTGCAGATAGAAGAGTTCTTCAAAGATACCCAAACATGAAACTTTTAGGTTCTTATTTTGTCTATAAAGATGGAAAACACTATTGGTTTGAAGTTATTTTAGCAGATCCTGATCATCCTCGAGTTGCACAGGATAAAGAATTGACAAAGAGAATTCCTAGAACTGCATAAATTGAAAAAAATATTTCTAGTTGTTACATTATTTTTTGTAATTACTCCTGCATATGGTCAAGCATTATCTGATGCAACTGGATTAGTTAATAGATTGGATGTCCAAACTGGAGGACATTCATTTGAAATACAAGTTGTTTCCAATTTTGATATATCTGATTTTGAATTTGATAAAGGTGACAAAAAATTAACTCTATACATTACTAGTGGCTTGGAAAATAACTTAGGTGAAGTATTAATCCCAAAAAATCTTTTGAGTGGCAACTTTACATTCTATCTAAATGATCAAGAATATGTGCCAGAAATCAAATCAAATCAAAAAGTTTTTTTCATTACATTGAATTTTACTGGTTCTGGAGAAAATGAATTAGAAATCCTTGGAACCACTTATCTTTCTGGTCTGTC
This sequence is a window from Nitrosopumilus sp.. Protein-coding genes within it:
- a CDS encoding 50S ribosomal protein L15e; translation: MPSYQDQTWIRLWKENSPDIRERVVGWRKQNAVTRIDKPSRLQRARRLGYKAKQGIIVVRMRVGTGGMRKQRPTGGRRPKHLGVTRIKADDDMKTVADRRVLQRYPNMKLLGSYFVYKDGKHYWFEVILADPDHPRVAQDKELTKRIPRTA